DNA sequence from the Malus domestica chromosome 11, GDT2T_hap1 genome:
atgaatttgagagtGTGATTGGCACAATGATGAGCATTGATGGTAAGAAATGACTCTTTAAATGCTCATCTTGATCTTCGCAAAATGGGTATAAGGGAAAGATATCATTCATAAGTAAGAGAGGATGGTAAGCTTGATTTTCTCCCAGGTGAATATATGGTTATCTGAATTACAAGTTCCAGATGGATACTCTGGAAATTTATCTTGATATGTGGTTGTTGGATAACGTAGTATTAATTTCTGGTATGAAGACCCATGATTGTGACATTTTCTTGGAGAGATTACTTCCCCTTATAGCTCGAGAGTTATTGCCTAAAGATGTGTGTGAGCCCCTCATTGAGCTTTCTTATTTTTCTCAAGGAATTGTGTGATAAAGTGTTGAGAGAAGAAGATTTGAATGTTCTTGAAAAATCAAATTGCTATTACATTATGCAAGATGGAAAAAATATTCCCTCATGCCTTCTTTGACATCATGATTCATCTAACTTGTCATTTAGCATCGGAGGCAAAAATGGCAGGTCCAGTGCAATATAGGTGGATGTATCCTGTGAAAATGTAATGTCAATTTTCAAATATTATTATTACATAACATTTTATTTGATATCAAGTTATATTctctaatttcaatttttactaTCTGGTTAGGTATTTGCATAAACTAAAAAGTTATGTTCGTAATAAGGCTCGTCCAAAAGGATCTATTGAGGAAGGCTACTTGGAAGATGAATGCATAACATTTTGCTCTCGTTATTTGCATCGAGTTGAAACTAAGTTTAATCAAAGGgatataaatgatgatggaggTCAATCGTCAATTGATACATCTCGATTACCTATTTTTTCAACACCCGGTAAATCTTTTGGGAAAGATGTACTTGAAGAGATGGGTATCGAACTCCTTGAGGCTACCAAGTTTTATGTCttacaaaattgtgatgaatgtCTACCTTTTATTAAGTAAGAAATCTCTCATACCATATGAACTTTTAGCTTTCGATATTTTACTACTtatttttaggattacaatattttaatatatgaATTTCACTAACTCCTTGTTATATGTGCAGAGAACATATAAGAATATTCTAATGCATTCTGGTGTTAGAAATGTGGAGGAGTCATAtagtcttcaatttttgaattggtTTCATGAGAAGGTATGTAtaatatttatgtgaaataTTGATTATTAGATATATTGTTTCtacaatatttttctttctatatgTGCAGATCAAACAACTATACTATGATAAGCAAATGCTTTCGTTGGCTCGCGGTCCGGAAAGGCAAGTAAATTATTATCCTGGTTAATATATGAGTGGGTTTAGGTTTCATACATTGCAACGTGATGagaataaaaaaacacaaaattgtGGAGTTATGGTTAAGGGGGGGAATCAGATTGATAGTGTGCCTTGGTATGGAGTATTTGTAAGAATAGCTTACATACATGATTATCAACTAACACATAAAATCACAATTAACCAGAGTCAatactaacacacaaatttaaacaCACACCTAAGGATGAAGAATGCATGATGCTTGAATAAAGATAGTCTTCTACTCTCACAAAACTGGATACTTATGCTTTCAATAGGACTCAGCACACTATTAAGCTTATCTTTGGAGAGCAGGGACCAACCATTTTATAGTCACATAAGGCCTATTGATATCCACCTATTAGGAAAACAATAGGTCTCTCAATAACTCATAATTAACTACAATAAGTCCACTACATTATTGTTTTGAATGTTTCATATAACCTACTGTTACAAAACTCTATTAACTTAATCAATACACTTCTATCAAAATAATGATTATGTCTACTCAAATTCTTACATTCTTCCACTTGAGTATACATAATCACATAGTATTGAATTGTATAGAATTAAGTTAACAGTGATCATTGAGTTTATATAACAAGATTATCAACTTAAACATAGATGTaattaggggtggttcggtatgggatcccataccgaaacccttgtcccgattcccaaaccgaaattttcagaaatcccaatttcaataccgatcctaaaccaaattttcgggaatcccgaaatagtttcaggatttcgggacaaatcgggaatcccgaaatagttttaTGGTGAAGCCCGTGTATTCTTGCAAAACTCCAGTTGGCATATACTGCTATCAAAATTGCAATATGAAGAAAGGATAAACTTCAGCTTTCAATAACATATACATAAAAACTTGCTGTATTTAATAGAGGATATAAGTGGCATTCTTCTTACCAGCTGCGCGATCATGAAAGCACTGAGTAGAAGCATTCCAGGGCGTTCCATAAAGGAGAAGCCGCGGGATCGAGTCACAAAAATGAGGGCCTGGCTTACAATACTCACTTGCAGGTACAAGGCAGCCATTAGTTCCTCAGAAGTCTTCCTTAAGGATCTTACACCAAATTGGTCCTGCAATGAGCAAAAATATGCAGATTGGAATCTAAACTTCATGAAGTTTCTGTAAAAAAAGATGGATCAAAAAGCGAAAAGCATAACAAAAAAAGCTGAAACCTGAAAGCCTAACAAGGAATAGATGGACGGCATAGATTAATTTGAAACAATCCAACGGTTCAAATTAAttctaattataattaaaaaaaataatacatatataataattaaaaatatatatttttggttcggtatgggaataccgaaatATTGGAAAGGCAATCccgaatcccataccgaaatttcggtattttttcggattgggaataccgaaattttGGGAAAATCGGTTTGGgacatttttggtttgggatcggtatttttttggtttggtttgggaattttgggaattttttccacccctagATGTAATCAATTAAATCAAACCCAGAACTATAGAAATGTTGATGCATATCAGCTGCATCATTACTTTATAATCACCAAAGCTTAACTCTACTAATTACAAAGCTATATGCCAAATAATGTAGTATTGGAAGTGTCATATCTTAATACTCCCACATAATTGGTCCAAACTTCAAGTTTACTTAAAAACAAACTTGTTTATTGCAGTGTCAACCAATATAGCTCTTTATAGAATGagcaaacattgaatcacaacATGAAACATAATTAAGAGGATATCAACAAAGAAGTGGACAAGATAAGTTCATCagatgtaaataaaaaattatgactTACTCCAACTAATAAAGATCATCAAAAGATTCAACTACTCCTATCTTCGACACATGATTCTTGAATACTCCCAAAGGCAAAGGCTTTGTTAATGGATCGGCCACCATTGAATAAGTGTCAATGTGCTCAACTTCAACTATCCATTTCCTTACTTCATCTCTTAGTAACAAATACTTTGTATCCATAAACCTTGCAGCTGAGGTTTTCTTATTGTTCTTCAAAAAGAACACAGCCGCCTTGTTGTCACAATAaatcttcaaaggcttttgaATCGAATCAACAACCTTCATAGCAGTCATAAGATTTCTGAGCCATGATGCTTGTTTAGATATTTCATGACAAGCAATGAACTGTGCTTGCATTGTCAAAGTAGCAACATATCCTTACTTAGCACTTTTCCAAGAAACTGCTCCTCtagccaaaagaaaaataaagccaCTGGTTGACTTTTTATCATATGTACAGCCAGCAAGATCTGAGTCCGAGTATGCAATCATTTCAagattttccacatcactatacaCCAACATGTAGGCTTTCATTCTTTTCAAATACCTTAGCACCTTTTTAATAGCTATCCAATGAGGCTCTCCAGGATTTGATTGAAATCTGCCAAGTACGCTAACAACAAACGCCAAGTCCGGTCGGGTACAAACTTGAGCATACATTAGGCTTCCTAGAAGTGACGCATATGGTTTATCCTTCATATTTTCCTTCTTTGCAGGACATTGATCCTTGTTTAGTTTATCTCATTTTCCTATGGGCAACTCACCATTTGAACATTTCTCCATGTTAAACTCTTAAGAATTCTATCAATggaattttttgtgataatccCAGGAGCCGTCTCATTCTGTCTCTGGTTATTTCTATTCCCAGGACAAAATGAGCTTCCCCTAAGTCCTTCATTTCAAAGCTACTAAACAACATCTTCTTAGTATTTATCAGTAATTGCAAATTTGAACTTGCCAATAAGATATCGTCAACATAAAGTACAAGAAAGATGAATTAGAACCGCTAACCTTGAGATAAACACAATCATCTAGCTTGTTTTCCACAAAGCCAAAAGATGTAACGATCTGATCAAATTTGATAAACCATTGTCTGGAaacttgtttcaaaccataaattgatttgttGAGCTTGCAAACCATAGATTATTTCCCCCTCTCAACAAATCCTGGAGGTTGTTGCATGTAGATATTTTCATCTAAATCCCCATTAAGAAAAGCAGTCTTGGCGTCCATCTGGtgaagttcaagatcaaagtggGCAGTAAGAGCCATAATGACTCTCATAGAATCCTTGGAAGAAACTAGAGAAAATGTATCAGTGTAGTCGATACCTTCTCTTTGAGTAAAACCCTTTGTCACGAGTCTTGCTTTGTGCCTTTCAACTCTTCCTTGAGAATCTCGCTTGGTTTTAAAGACCCACTTACATCTAATGGGCTTGATGTCTGAAGTTTTTTCAACTAGTGTCCAAACTGAATTCTTTTGCATAGAGTTAAGTTCTTCCTCCATAACGGATATCCACAATGCACGCTACTCATTGTTCATAGCTTGATTAAATGTAATTGGATCACTCACATCGCCAAAATCATATTATGTCTCCTGTAAATACACCACATAATCGGAAGGAATTGCAGACTTCTTTTGTCTCTGATATTTTCTTATTGGAATCACTTCATTATAATCTGCCATATCAATTTCAGTGGGCTGCTGTTCATGACTTGACAATTCAAGGATCAACTGTATCATGATCAGCAGATCGTTGACTTGCACCTGTTGATTTGAAACTACTAGTGGCaaactaataatttcattattagcAACAGATATATGATCACTATCATTAATCTCTTCAAAAGTGCATTACTCAGCAACGTCATCTTCTATGCATGCATCTTTTATATACTTGGCATTATGTGTTTCATGGATTCTTGTGTTCATAACGGGACAATAAAATGTAAAGCCTTTAGATCTTTCAGCATAGCCAATAAATAGACAACTAATTGTTCTTGGATCCAACTTATTTTCGCTTGGATTATAGATTCTAGCTTCAGCCTTGCAACCCCATATTCTAAAATAATTAAAGCTAGGCTTTCCACCAGTCCAAATTTCAAAGGGAACTTTACTCACTTACTTACTTAGGACTCCGTTCAAAATGTAGTTGGCTGTCTTCAATGCTTGTCCCCATAGAAAAATAGGTAATTTGGACCAAGAAAACATGTTTCTGATCATTTATTTCAATGTCTTATTTCGCCTCTCAGCAACACCATTCTGTTAAGGTATGCTGGGAGTTGTGTACTGAGCCACAATTCCATATTTCTCCAGAAACAGGGCAAAGGCTCCTTTTTGTTGTCCAGCTTTAGTGTACCTACCAAAATACTCACCACCTCTATCGGATCGCACAATCTTAATATGTTTATCAAGTTGTTTTTCAACTTCATTTTGAAAAATTTTACAACATTCTAACACATCAAATTTTTCAGATATTAAATAAACATAAGAGTATCTCGAAAAGTCATCAATAAAGGTGACAAAATAAGAATTTCCACATATTGTTTTAGTCAAGAATGGACCACAAACGTCTGTATGGATTATTTCTAAGAGACTTTGACTCCTTGTAGAACCAATTTTTTGAACATTTGTTAATTTTCCCTTAAAACAGTCTACACAATCAGAATAATCATTTAAATCTATTTTTGGTAACATGTCCTACTTTATCAATTGCGTAATTCTTTCTTTTGAGATATGCCCTAATCTTTTATGCCAAAGCATATAAGATTTTTCATTAATGAGCATTCTCTTCAAACCACTGCATTTAACATTAAAGCATTCATCCATATAACTGCAATCTAGTTGCCATAAATCATCTTTAAGAAAAGTAGTgccaaacaaacactcaaatttatttttatgataaaATTTGACACTGTCATCGtctccaacaaaagaaaaacttgaCTTGACTATTTTTGAAACAGAAACTAAATTCCTTCGCATCGAAGGTACATAAAGGACATTATTGAGTTCTAAAACGAAACCTAAAGAAAACTTTAGTTTGACAATCCCCATAGACTCGACTGCTAGCTTTGATCCATTCCCAACGAAAACATTGTAGAATTCTTTATTTCTTCCCTCCTGTTTCGTGAAGCTTTGCAAAGAATTTGTAATGTGTACAGAACAACCAGTGTCAAACCACCAAGAGTTTTAAGGGACTAAAATCAAATTTGACTCTAAGCAAACAAAATCATTTATTGTACCTTTTTTAACAAGCCATGCTTTGAAACCCTCACAATTTTTCCTTAAGTGATCAGTCTTTTTGCAGAAAAAACATGGCTTCAGTTCTGTTTTCTTTACATTAAGATTATGTCCTCCTCTAGGGGGGGTTGGCATTCTTAGAAGGCACATTTGAAGCGGCAGAAGAAAAACCTTTAACAGGCTTACCAGAGAAGGAAGATGCAACCTTTTTACCCTTTGTAGCATGGACCAAATTCACTTCTTCATACTTCTCATTTTTCTGTCTTTCCTCCTCTTGAGCACAGATAGATATCAAATCATTAATGTCCCATTTCTCCTTTTGAGTATTGTAGGAGACCTTAAGCTGTCCAAACTTGGTAGGTAAAGAATTCAGTGCCATATGAACTAAAAATTGATCAGATATTGGTACCTCTAACTCTTTGAGTTTTCTAGCAATGTCCACCATCTTCAGAATATGCTTTCTAACACTGGTAGTGCCATCGAACTTCATGGTGGTGAGTGAGGTCAGGAAGTTTCGAGTTTCAACCTTCTAtgattctttgaatttttgtccAATGGCTTCAAGAAAGTCCTTGGCCTTGTCACATGTTGGAATTTATCCCCATACAGTTTCAATCATCGCCTTTTTCTAACAACAGTAAAGTTAAACCAGAAAACTATTAACAACATGTTTCGCTGGTTTAAAAACAAATGCTAATATCATTAGTAACACCTTTGGGCAGAGATTAACGATATAATCAAAAGTTGCATAACCAAAACAGAGAACACTTAAACATATATAAAATTCAACACCTTTGTGATAGATGAAAAATATACAATCTAAATGTTTCATGCTTCATTATACACTGATTCATAGTTGGGCTAGACAAATAATTCCCTTGTGGAAAAATGAATCTATCGAATAACTTACAAATCACAAGTTGAATTTCTTAGCAATCTAATaagaatacaaaaaaaataatccacTTTAGTAGAAAATCTCATTGTTTCTTAAAAGATTAACTCCAAGTCCAGGTTGTTGTCCTAAGAGACAAAATTCATCATAAGCAAAATTGATGAATTACATAATTGTTGattcaaacaaaataatcaaCATGTTTCTTGTATTTAATAGAATAAAACCTTACAAAATccctaattttataattttcttcaattaagTGATATGAACTTGTTACTTCAAATTattccagaaaaaaaaatattcatccCAGCATCAtcaataaaccaagaaaaattaaaattaattgaatttggGGAACAAAAGAAGTATATATACAAGCAATTGAGAAGCCATAGCATACCTTATCTGATTTATTTCTAAGAAATTGAGATAAGAAATCCATAATATAAACATGATCATGATGTGGAAGCAAGAAAAACAGAAAGCCCAGGAcaaggaacaaaaaaaaaacgaagaaggaagaagacaaATTTCTACCTTCCATAGCATAAGGTTTTCAAATAGGCTGAATAGATCTCAAccacataatttcattaaagtcaaatctAACGATCAAGAGGGTATCcctattttttttggaaaaatagGGATCTCTTCCCTTAAAggctttctatatatatatatatatcaaacaaATCACAAACACGGTAGCTTTTGTACTTTTAATAATTCCTTTTCAATCTATACTCTCTTATAGTGGTATTGACAAaaattaaactctaagtgtgttgatgctctgataccacaaGTAAGAATAGCTTACACACATGATTATCAACTAACACATAGAATCATAATTAACCAGAGTCAatactaacacacaaatttaaacaCACACCTGAGGATGAAGAAGACATGATGCTCGAAATAAAGATAGTCTTCTACTCTCACAAAACTGGATGTTTATGCTTTCAATAAGACTCAGCACACTATTAAGCTTATCTTTGGAGAGCAGGGACCAACCTTTTATAGTCACATAAACCCTATTGATATCCACCTATTAGGAAAACAATAGGTCTCTCAATAACTCATAATTAACTGCAATAAGTCCACTACACGAAGCCTAGAAATGTTTATGAGATGCCtaatgttgatgatgatgatgagccATACCAAGAAGAAGAGGCGCATGGGGGTATTCAAGTCAACCAaaatgatgatgaagatgatgaaattgtgaGATAAGCTCTCATTgtgattgtgtttttttttttttttttttttttgtctgaaAATTTAGTTGTGGAAGTGATGTGGTTATACTTTGTTCAATGTCCATGACAAATGTTATGAGTTAACAAAGGCATGCAAATTATTTCTTTATCATAGAATACTATATTAAGTTATACACCTTTTTGCTCAacggttttatttttaatttaatggtCGAATCTTCTCCATATGTATTCTAAGTTATATGATCTATTTATTGTAGAGTTTAAATtaagcatcaaacttatttcaAGAATATTCCAACGACACATGTAACCATTGGTAAATAATTGATTCTAACAAAACCATATGCCTTAAAAATTTATtctgacaaagaaaaaaatttgttgGAAAAAATATGATTACTTCCGGCAACAACTAATCACCCTCGAATATATAAAAGCATTACTGAGAGGACTTTTTTTccctcaaaaatataaaaacattaCCGAGATGACTTTTTTTCCCTTGAAAATACTAAATCAATTTCATCAACATGAGTAAACCTTCAGAAATAACCATTCTATTTCCAATAAGAACTTTACTCGTCATTAATACAACTGGCGCCAATTCTTCCCGCCAAACAAAAGTGCATTTCCGACAAAACTTGAGACTTTTTCCAAGGATATTATGTATGTTGGTaataaaaatttgtttcatgCCTTGTTACCGACGACCCATATTTTATGGTCGCAAAATGTTCTTTTTACGATGGTTTTTTGGGACCATCAGAAAATCTTCGTCACTAATGACTACTTTGTAAAAAGAGGCAGCGTCGTTCTTTCGCTGGATCCCCTCGAAGGCTAGGTGATAGGCGCTTTTGACAGAGAAAAATCCCTTCGAATCAAAGTGCCAGATCAATTTATCCATAATGTGTACAGTTTTTTTCAATCCTTAGGGTGGCAGTTTTTGTAGGATTGCATTCTTTCCCATCGAAATTTTGTAAGGGCCAATGAAGGTAATAAGTAGCAATAGGGAGAAGTACATGAATGGTATTAATCTTGGCATCTGGTATGAATACTTTCCTAATATCTAGTTAACTTCATAGGTTTGGTGTACCCCTTTGGCTACCTGCCTTGAACATAACTGTATAAATTCATCAACGTCCGACTGTACTCTTCTTAATTACCATTATGTATAAGTAATTACTAGAGTATACGCACCGATCAAAGAATCAAACTGATGAACAAATATTCAGAAATTCATGAACAAAGGTTGAATTGTGTGCATTAACTCTTATTGAACCTTTTGTAATGCATACAACTACAAAGAATATCGTAAAGTACAATTCCATGTCAACTAACAGGCACGTAGCTTCAACTATGGTGTCTGTTACAtagaaaaaatgaattaaacaaTTTGGAAATAGTAATTAAAATCGTTGTATACAAAATTTACTTTATTGCAGTATGAATTAACTAAAGTAATCAAGGATCATCAGTTCATGTTATGATGATAACTTCACTATTTAGCGTGAATCGTAATTATAAACGAATGGAGTTTTTAGACGCTGCATAGAATGCCTTTAGTTCTCAGTCTCCCTCAGGCTGTTGATTACAATGTCTGCAGCAGTTGTTATAACATCTGCCATGTTCCTATATAACCCAAAAGAAACCGCAAGgaaattcagtaagaaaatCAAAAGGGATTAATTGTTGAAGCATTTGCAGATGTACTTTTTCGCTATACTACGTGGCTACCTAATATTTTTTGAAAACTCAAGAAAGTAGTTtcacttttttgttttcaacttctggttaaaaatgaaaactgaaagtaGTTATTCCAAGCAcgtttttagttttcagttaaaaaaaacaagtgagaatataaaaactgaaaacgaagTTGTTATCAAACAGCTTCTTCAGTgttagaaaaatgaaaattggaaattGAAAACAACTTTATTGAGTTCTCATATTTGGCCTTCAATtctcaattttcatttttttttaaatgaaaatagttaccaaacaagttttcaattttcaaaaaaaaaaaaactaaaaactaaaaacgaaatagTTATTAAGCAGCAAATATTATGTATTGGTAGTCTATATAAACCTAAAAGGAAAAAATGAATATAGATTCGTCGATCTTACCCTTTTGAGGAGTTGTATGTCAACCCTACggtattcctagcctcttgaagaGCCAACCTAAAACTTTGTAGCTTCTCCGGCGGACATTGCCCATTGTCCACGACACGAAGCTGAGAGGGCTTGATGTCACAGAATATAGGAATGACCTTCTTATTGGACTCCATGATTAGGGCCAGTTCATGAAGGCAAAAATACGAGTCACAATAGCGAGGCGAAAACACAGCAACACCAACCTTGCAGCCCCTTATTGCACTATCAATTTTATCAAACAGTTTATCTCCAGGCCTCATGGTCCTATTATCTAAGAAAGGGCGCAAGTTGAGTCGAGAAAGATGGTCGTAAAGCAAAGAGACGATTGTTCTCTTTGTGTCGATTCCTCTATGGTTAAGAAACACATCGCAAGATTTCGTGGCGCGTTTGGCCAATTGGGTTTGCTTTTGGAAGCTGAAAAGATTGTGCTTCAAGCTAATGGCTGATGAACGATTCATGGTTTTTTGTATGGAACcctagtttttctttttctgcccTGTTCTTTAACTCTGTTGAATAATGAGAATGGTGCTTACCAGATGTGCTTTGAATATGAACGGCTTTAAATAGAGCCTCCGAAGcctctatttttcaagttttttagaATGAAATGTGTTACTGTTCAAATTGATTTTGACAAAACTGATAAGTGTGAATAAACAAAAGATTTGACCAGCATTAAGCAGATAGATTCTGGAAATAAATGGGAACCCTTCAAACACGTTGAAGGTCCCTCTATATAGCATGCATTGGGACATTTTCTTGacgaatttaaaattaatgttcTATTTTTACCACCAAATGTCGAggaccaaatatatatatatatatatatatatatatatatatatatatatatatatatatatataatgcacgTGAAACTAATTAAGCGAATTTCATTGTCAGTTCTTTCTCCTTTGAATTCTACACAAATTCAAAGTAACTTCTTGTCTGTATACTTCAATTAACATTATTTTTACCATAAAAGGAGCACAGTAATATGTACACGTATGCTGATCAAATTTACTTTATTGAACGTTTTACAAACCATCAAAAGGGTTTATTTGACTGTTTGAACGATATACAAGTCGCGAATTAAAATAAGGTCTCCTTcttgcatacatacacacacacacgtacaaTAAGCTCTGACAAGTTAGTAACTTATTATGAAAATAATAACTTGTTGGAGCCACTTTATAAAACATCTTATAATTTGAAAGCTTCACTTTTTATATTATCACGGAAATATCAATCCtagaaaaattcattaaaatcagaaatcatttaGTTATCTAATCGTTATTTAATAAGTGGACAAACACCTTGTTATGAAATAtgcaaaataataaccaaaGCACCAAATCATTTGTAATTTGActgattttttgaaaaaatgttcTATGAGGACCTAAATAATGAAAGGATCGGTTCACGTGATTACATTGTGGAGTGAGCCTAGATGAATTATTAGTAGTTAGTATTGTATTCAGCTGCTAATTGGTTAACGCATGAATGCTCATGTGTGTATATTTCAACATGTGTAGTACCCCCTTCTTAGGAGGTACCTCTTTTGAAGAATAGTTTAAATGGATTCATTGGTCAAGGCACTCTGTGTTGGATTTCAATAATCCAAACTGTCTAATTTTTAGATAATTATCATCCTTACAACAACAAAAGAAACCGTTGATATCCAATCTTTGAATGAGGTCTCTTAATTGAATGGTTAGTATCATTGGATTGCATTGATGTTGGGCCCCCATGCAATGGCAAAGTTACAATTTTATAACAATAGAGTAAAATTAAATATGCTTGCAAAATTGATCATTCTTTCATTTATATATACATGATGTCTTCTCGTGTATTAGAAACCTTGTATTACACCAAGGGAAAGGCGAGAAAAAATACTAATActgtttgaagttttgaaccaTAAAATGACCAATTTTGGGATAAAACCCTTTACTTTCGAGCCCACCATTCTAAGTTGGTTTTGATCAATATTTGGGTGATGGTCTTATGGCTTCAGGATGACTCTGGGGCAAACTTGTCTTGGCGTGGAGAACAAGCATGTGGTTGTAAGGCATTTTTTATTGTAGACCACAAATGAAGATATTTTGAAGATGAGTGAAGACTAGGGTTTGATGGAGCACTTCATATAGAAGAgtacaaggagaaagagaaagggacactcaaccaaacaaacatacaaatttCTCAAAAACCAACGGAGTAAACCTCTTCATTTAAAGCTTAATTCAATCAAGCAAGCTCTCTCATCTCTTTCAGAGTCAAAGCTTTATAATTGTACAAGCATTCTCTTTATGAATCACTCTTGTAATAGCTTTGTTATATTAGTGTGATTCTCTCTTTGAATCACTATTGTCATTTCAATACAAGCATTTAAgcaatttctctctcttttagTGTCAAGGCTTCAACAACAAGTGTCATGTTAACTCACCAATGACATATCCTTAGCATTTAAGGCAGAAAAAGAACTAAGTTGAGCTCTCCCTCTCAATGACGCAATCGTTTGGTTGAAATAAGCGTAATTTTtctcacacacatgcacaccATTTACTAGCTTCCTGCAACTAGTAGTGGCACACTCATAATCTCTAATTTTCATGTTCATGTAAATTCCTAACCAACAGGCAGGACCATGAAGAATTTAGGGGGTGaacaaatacacacacacacacacacaacacacacacacacatagaagGATGAGCTTGGGGTGGAGTAAACTGGACTAAAAATGCTAAAACTCATCTGCTCATCTACAAAACATTGCTTCATGGACTAGTTATAGTACAAGTCAACTAATAAACTAATACTGCAGCAATCTTCAGCTTCTCATTAAATGTCCCTCATTGAGTTGGGAGTCTCTTGGGTTTCCATTGTAGATGCAAATTTTGGACAGTTGATTTGATGAGGGTGTCTACCAAAGGGTCTCCAATGCCAAAGTCAAAAAAGTagtagagagaaaaagagaactTGAGAGAGTTTTGAGTAGTAAGTGACGATTGTCGTTTCCTCTGTTTGACTTAGctatttatagggaaaaaattataaaaa
Encoded proteins:
- the LOC103448817 gene encoding probable 2' cyclic ADP-D-ribose synthase BdTIR; translation: MNRSSAISLKHNLFSFQKQTQLAKRATKSCDVFLNHRGIDTKRTIVSLLYDHLSRLNLRPFLDNRTMRPGDKLFDKIDSAIRGCKVGVAVFSPRYCDSYFCLHELALIMESNKKVIPIFCDIKPSQLRVVDNGQCPPEKLQSFRLALQEARNTVGLTYNSSKGNMADVITTAADIVINSLRETEN